One Arachis hypogaea cultivar Tifrunner chromosome 2, arahy.Tifrunner.gnm2.J5K5, whole genome shotgun sequence genomic window, AGCGATATACGCAGTATGCAAATACTAGAGACTTGCCATGGCTGGAGTTTTGAGGCAAATGTCAATGCCAATGCCAATGCCAATGCCGAGGCAAGCCTTGAGCCACCACCACCAAATGCCGAGGCAATCTCTCAAccaccttcttcttctccatctctTCTTACTCTTTCTCACACTAACAAaccctcctctttcttcttcctcttcaaacaataataataatgaagctCTAGCTTTGCTTTCATGGCTCAAAAACGGTTCCTCCAAAACTCCTTCACCACTCTCAGACTGGAACCTTCGAGACCCTACACCATGCAACTGGTCCTGCGTCAAATGCTCCGTAGACAACCACGTcatagagataaacattcaagctaTACAGTTAGCCCTTCCTTTTCCTTCAAacctctcttcttcccttcccttTCTTCGAAAACTCGTCATCTCCGGTGCCAATCTCACCGGACCTATCTCCCCGGATATCGGATACTTCGCTTCGCTTTCTGTTCTTGATCTCAGCTCAAATGCTCTTGTTGGTTCCATTCCTTCGACCATTGGAAACCTCAAGAACCTTCAAAACTTAACCTTAAACTCAAACCAGCTCACAGGTCCAATCCCAAAGGAGATTGGTGACTGTGTTAGCCTGAAGAATCTCAATGTTTTCGATAATAGCCTCAGCGGCGAGCTTCCAGTTGAGCTTGGAAGCCTTTTGAATCTTGAAACGATAAGAGCTGGAGGGAACAAGGACATTGTTGGGAAGATTCCAGAAGCTATTGGTAACTGCAATAATCTAACCGTTTTAGGCCTTGCAGATACCAAGGTTTCGGGTTCGTTACCTTCTTCGTTGGGAAAACTATCCATGCTTCAAACTATCTCAATTTATAGTACTATGCTTTCCGGTGAGATTCCAGCTGAGATTGGAAACTGTTCTGAGCTTGTGAACTTGTTTCTTTATGAGAACGATCTCTCCGGTTCGATTCCGAAGGAGTTAGGGAAGCTCCAGAAGCTTGAAAAGATGCTGCTATGGCAGAACAGTTTCTTTGGCAGCATACCCAAAGAAATTGGAAACTGCATAAGCTTGAAGATTCTTGATGTCTCCTTGAACTCTCTCTCAGGAACAATACCGCGAAGTTTGGGGAATCTTTCGAACCTCGAAGAGCTTATGCTGAGTAACAACAACATTTCAGGTTCAATTCCTGAAGTCCTTTCAAACTTGACGAACCTTGTTCAGTTGCAGTTAGATACAAATGAGATTTCCGGTTCAATTCCACCGGAGATCGGAAAACTAGAGATGCTTGAAGTTTTTTTTGCATGGCAGAACAAGCTCGAAGGAGCGATTCCTTTGGCGTTAGGCGGTTGTAGAAGCCTTCAAGCTTTGGATTTATCATACAATTCACTCACTGGTGGATTACCTCCAAGTTTGTTTCAGCTTCAGAACTTAACAAAGCTTCTCCTTATCTCGAACCAAATCTCCGGCCAAATTCCAGCAGAGATTGGTAACTGCAGCTCCCTTGTTCGCCTCCGGCTCGTTAAAAACAGAATCACAGGCCAGCTTCCAAGTGAAATTGGATTCCTTAACAACCTCAGCTTCCTTGATCTCTCTGAAAATCATCTTACAGGGTTAGTACCAGAGAATATCGGTAACTGCAAGGAACTTCAAATGCTCAACCTTAGCAATAACTCGCTTTCCGGCGCTTTGCCGAGTTCTTTATCCTCTCTTACAAGGATTGAAGTCATGGATGTCTCGATGAACAATTTCTCCGGCGAGTTTTTGATGAACATTGGCGAACTGGCTTCTCTGCTTAGAATCATTGTTAGGCAAAATTCGTTCTCCGGATCGATTCCCTCTTCGATTGGACGGTGTTCTGGTCTTCAGCTTTTAGACCTTAGCAGCAATAAATTCTCAGGAAGCATACCAGAAGAACTATTCGAAATCGAAGCGCTAGACATTGCTCTTAACTTGAGTCACAATGCATTGTCTGGAATAGTTCCGCCTCAGATTTCGGCTTTGAATAAGTTGTCTATTTTGGACA contains:
- the LOC112747687 gene encoding uncharacterized protein, producing MAGVLRQMSMPMPMPMPRQALSHHHQMPRQSLNHLLLLHLFLLFLTLTNPPLSSSSSNNNNNEALALLSWLKNGSSKTPSPLSDWNLRDPTPCNWSCVKCSVDNHVIEINIQAIQLALPFPSNLSSSLPFLRKLVISGANLTGPISPDIGYFASLSVLDLSSNALVGSIPSTIGNLKNLQNLTLNSNQLTGPIPKEIGDCVSLKNLNVFDNSLSGELPVELGSLLNLETIRAGGNKDIVGKIPEAIGNCNNLTVLGLADTKVSGSLPSSLGKLSMLQTISIYSTMLSGEIPAEIGNCSELVNLFLYENDLSGSIPKELGKLQKLEKMLLWQNSFFGSIPKEIGNCISLKILDVSLNSLSGTIPRSLGNLSNLEELMLSNNNISGSIPEVLSNLTNLVQLQLDTNEISGSIPPEIGKLEMLEVFFAWQNKLEGAIPLALGGCRSLQALDLSYNSLTGGLPPSLFQLQNLTKLLLISNQISGQIPAEIGNCSSLVRLRLVKNRITGQLPSEIGFLNNLSFLDLSENHLTGLVPENIGNCKELQMLNLSNNSLSGALPSSLSSLTRIEVMDVSMNNFSGEFLMNIGELASLLRIIVRQNSFSGSIPSSIGRCSGLQLLDLSSNKFSGSIPEELFEIEALDIALNLSHNALSGIVPPQISALNKLSILDISHNLLEGDLLAFAGLQNLVSMNISYNKFSGYLPDSKLFRQLLPTDFEGNQGLCPNGHDSCFISNAAMTTMLHSTNSKRSQRIKLAIGLLSALIVALAIFGIATIIRARKVAQDGNDSEIGGNSLPWHFTPFQKLNFSVDQVLKCLVESNIIGKGCSGVVYKAEMENGDVIAVKKLWPTTMASRYDCQSDKPASNCGVRDSFSAEVKTLGSIRHKNIVRFLGCSWNRNTRLLMYDYMPNGSLGNLLHERSNCLEWDIRYRIILGAAQGLAYLHHDCVPPIVHRDIKANNILIGPEFEPYIADFGLAKLVDDGDFARSSSTLAGSYGYIAPEYGYMMKITEKSDVYSYGVVVLEVLTGKQPIDPTIPEGVHIVDWVRQKRGGKEVLDESLRVRPESELEEILQTLGVAFLCVNPSPDDRPTMKDVAAMLKEIRQERGEYMKVDMILNGSSANDQQGSSNHSHTYPISSSSNKNFSASMFISPSSSNSKVTFK